A DNA window from Bombus vancouverensis nearcticus chromosome 6, iyBomVanc1_principal, whole genome shotgun sequence contains the following coding sequences:
- the LOC117158070 gene encoding uncharacterized protein LOC117158070 isoform X2 gives MLPSTGYFKAINCPFYENGACDRPYCHFKHSKRDVGVTTEATETVENHSAGQAEDSKAVTMVTSDSGVLQQLVTEAVKKVLANRSVTDVDNKLSCQNVVSQVVEELKPTLTTGSSGTVNNVNATMVEERTNTPASVNMQPCVYNPTPIAELKKRHIPIISYMPTRKNTVAVKRKSSPDETKPWLNMGNESAEPQSVEIKYKPTVIITPEVRDTMQSYIPTCKSDSASLNSSKDGSSNEYLLKLRETYYPKNKKKREEYVPKKVKTRLKTGDGLNESALDHIETDLNMMDKVLTCSKSTSDAQSSKISPDSSLDIEPKFSDDEEENSNDCDNTDDHDDTNKNNTAHIDFKTIKQNESYPDVKKSDYVNNLQDMYFPKIIDSTDRTINKENHNEKILTYSDTLKQETFPSDESSKSSQCEKGNVSEVDLNKSTVKNVKEYKSKDNNKDKNQRDHSTSHKRYKEKHESSKRSHSSSHSKSKNKNHLRHKSKESKDKNHDKDRSKYKHQEKDKVQDKDDSKHKSKSDRKDNHRSGKHHGHSKSSSKEHTKNKSDRSSKHLKTHRRLDDTTNEKYVKSKEKKDLTERFGNSLESIRLNSMNDNDEENDDHHSSIISNDIDVTFSMSDSDHDVQEECLKIFQEYQVPEQSRVAEPLKVGSSALHEKEKEQVEEIGKKRVAHPSAAACVIRQIGVNQQARKFVNPQQKMYERWRLMRDAVAEKTISASSSAPKDVRRNCTEAIGIASNKELKLNGNGRVRIAHVPYAKSLALEKRKVTENVGKLVEPKAADNYKTAAQTAKSGVRIAHVPQMVPQLIRPEPLQVTTQKFPLNVRQYYVNMMHDVCVLIYTNAEDAAQRAIKEEYACHERCKALAVYKNSCMLATHRLRKEADQNSSVDNNAIVIPGSSTVSHETVLAGKTKGSWSVLKTKRSITKFKGAALYGMLKKWIMTEQQLQDNGFPRPHPDGQKGRAKVYVTNTRNQSVLSKVPNERICSRCGQTYAIDKRGFASRSQNCIYHWGRKFTIRGESKYSCCQQYGSATGCCDAKTHVWDYTDYENLRGYVRTLPKDTPVEEQGVYALDCEMCYTTQGLELTRITVIDDDCSVVYETLVNPQNPIIDYNTRFSGITEENMKDVTTTLLDVQATLLTMFSDKTILVGHSLESDFKALRLLHDTVVDTSVMFPHKNGYPQKRALKNLCSEYLRKIIQNDVGGHDSKEDAVACMELILWKAKEEAKLQ, from the exons ATGTTGCCTTCGACTGGTTACTTTAAAGCTATAAACTGTCCATTTTATGAAAATGGAGCGTGCGATAGACCTTACTGTCATTTCAAGCATTCGAAACGAG ATGTTGGAGTTACCACAGAGGCTACAGAGACAGTGGAAAACCATTCCGCGGGTCAAGCTGAAGACTCTAAAGCTGTTACAATGGTAACATCTGATTCAGGCGTTTTACAACAATTAGTAACAGAAGCTGTCAAAAAAGTCCTAGCTAATCGAAGTGTCACAGATGTAGATAATAAATTGTCTTGTCAGAATGTTGTTTCTCAGGTAGTTGAAGAATTAAAACCAACATTAACCACTGGATCTTCTGGTACAGTAAACAATGTTAACGCCACTATGGTAGAAGAAAGAACAAATACACCAGCATCAGTTAATATGCAACCATGCGTTTATAATCCAACACCAATTGCAGAACTAAAGAAACGTCACATACCGATAATATCCTATATGCCAACTAGAAAAAATACAGTAGCTGTGAAACGTAAATCTTCTCCGGATGAAACTAAACCTTGGTTAAACATGGGCAATGAATCTGCAGAACCTCAAAGTGTTGAAATTAAATACAAACCTACTGTGATAATCACACCTGAAGTTCGGGATACTATGCAGAGTTATATACCTACATGCAAATCAGACTCAGCTTCACTAAATTCATCTAAGGATGGTAGTTCAAATGAATATTTACTTAAACTCAGGGAGACCTattatccaaagaataaaaagaaaagggaagaatATGTCCCAAAAAAAGTGAAAACTCGACTAAAAACGGGTGACGGATTAAATGAATCTGCACTGGATCATATTGAAACAGATCTCAATATGATGGATAAAGTACTCACATGCTCTAAATCAACTTCTGATGCACAGTCTAGTAAAATATCTCCAGATTCTTCTTTAGATATCGAACCAAAATTTTCTGACGATGAAGAAGAGAATAGTAATGATTGCGATAACACTGACGATCATGATGacacaaataaaaataatactgCACACATTGATTTTAAGACTATAAAACAAAATGAATCTTATCCTGATGTAAAAAAATCTGACTATGTGAACAATTTACAGGATATGTATTTTCCAAAGATAATAGATAGCACTGATAGAACTATTAATAAAGAAAAtcataatgaaaaaatattgacATATAGCGATACTCTGAAACAAGAAACGTTCCCTAGTGATGAGAGTTCTAAATCTTCACAATGTGAAAAAGGAAATGTATCAGAGGTAGATTTGAATAAAAGTACGGTTAAAAATGTAAAGGAATATAAAAGCAAGGATAATAATAAAGACAAAAATCAAAGGGATCACAGTACATCTCATAAAAGGTATAAAGAAAAGCATGAGTCAAGTAAAAGGTCGCATTCCAGTTCGCatagtaaaagtaaaaataaaaatcatttgaGACACAAAAGCAAAGAATCAAAAGATAAGAATCATGATAAGGATAGGAGTAAATACAAACATCAGGAAAAGGACAAGGTCCAAGATAAAGATGACAGTAAACACAAATCTAAGAGCGATAGAAAGGACAATCATAGGTCTGGGAAACATCATGGGCATTCCAAGAGTTCTTCAAAAGAGCACACTAAGAATAAAAGTGATAGAAGTAGCAAACATTTGAAAACGCATCGTAGGTTGGACGATACAACAAACGAAAAATATGTGAAGAGTAAGGAAAAGAAAGATTTAACCGAGAGATTCGGAAATTCTTTAGAAAGCATTCGCCTGAATTCCATGAATGACAATGATGAAGAGAATGATGATCATCATAGTAGTATCATCAGTAATGATATTGATGTAACTTTTAGCATGTCTGATTCAGACCATGATGTACAAGAAGAGTGTTTAAAGATATTTCAG GAATACCAAGTACCAGAACAATCAAGGGTAGCAGAACCATTGAAAGTCGGATCATCTGCATTGcacgaaaaggaaaaggaacagGTAGAAGAAATTGGCAAGAAAAGAGTAGCACATCCTTCAGCAGCTGCATGTGTTATCAGGCAAATTGGAGTTAATCAACAGGCGAGAAAATTTGTAAATCCACAACAGAAAATGTACGAAAGGTGGCGTCTGATGCGCGATGCTGTAGCAGAAAAAACAATTTCTGCAAGTAGTAGTGCTCCCAAGGATGTACGTCGTAATTGTACCGAAGCGATAGGTATAGCGAGTAACAAGGAATTGAAGTTAAATGGGAATG GTCGTGTCAGAATTGCACATGTACCGTATGCTAAATCCTTAGCACTAGAAAAAAGAAAGGTAACAGAAAATGTAGGAAAGTTAGTGGAACCGAAAGCCGCAGATAATTATAAAACAGCTGCACAAACGGCGAAGAGTGGTGTACGCATAGCTCACGTTCCACAAATG GTTCCTCAGTTAATTCGTCCTGAACCATTACAAGTAACCACGCAGAAATTTCCTTTAAACGTTCGTCAGTATTATGTGAATATGATGCATGACGTATGTGTATTAATTTACACAAATGCCGAGGATGCAGCACAACGTGCGATTAAAGAAGAATATGCTTGTCACGAAAGATGCAAAGCACTAGCTGTTTACAAAAATTCCTGCATGCTTGCTACGCATAGATTGAGAAAAGAGGCTGATCAAAATTCATCTGTGGATAATAATGCAATAGTAATTCCAGGTAGTAGTACAGTTTCTCATGAAACAGTGTTGGCTGGGAAAACTAAAGGTTCGTGGAGTGTTCTTAAAACAAAAAGATCCATTACGAAATTTAAAGGGGCagctttatatggtatgctaaaaaaatggataaTGACGGAGCAACAACTTCAAGATAACGGGTTTCCTCGTCCACATCCGGATGGTCAGAAG GGTCGTGCCAAAGTCTATGTAACTAACACACGAAATCAAAGTGTTCTGTCAAAAGTGCCTAACGAAAGAATTTGTAGTCGATGTGGTCAAACCTATGCGATTGATAAACGAGGATTTGCTTCGCGATCACAGAACTGTATATATCATTGGGGGAGAAAATTCACAATCAGAGGTGAAAGCAAATACAGTTGCTGTCAACAATATGGTTCTGCAACTGGTTGTTGTGACGCGAAGACGCACGTTTGGGATTATACAGACTACGAAAACCTTCGTGGTTACGTGAGAACTTTACCGAAAG ataCGCCGGTAGAAGAACAAGGGGTATATGCACTTGATTGTGAAATGTGTTATACAACTCAAGGATTGGAACTAACCAGGATAACAGTCATTGATGATGATTGCAGTGTAGTATATGAGACGCTAGTGAATCCCCAAAATCCTATAATCGATTATAATACaag GTTTTCTGGGATTACGGAGGAAAATATGAAAGACGTGACAACAACATTATTAGATGTCCAAGCAACGTTGTTGACAATGTTTTCAGATAAAACTATATTAGTGGGTCATAGTTTAGAAAGCGATTTCAAAGCTTTAAGGCTTTTGCACGATACTGTCGTTGATACAAGCGTGATGTTTCCACATAAAAATGGTTATCCACAAAAGAGAGCATTAAAGAATCTTTGTTCCGAATATTTAAGGAAGATTATTCAAAATGACG TTGGTGGACACGACAGCAAAGAGGATGCTGTTGCTTGTATGGAGTTAATTCTTTGGAAAGCAAAAGAAGAAGCAAAATTACAATAA
- the LOC117158070 gene encoding uncharacterized protein LOC117158070 isoform X1, translated as MLPSTGYFKAINCPFYENGACDRPYCHFKHSKREDVGVTTEATETVENHSAGQAEDSKAVTMVTSDSGVLQQLVTEAVKKVLANRSVTDVDNKLSCQNVVSQVVEELKPTLTTGSSGTVNNVNATMVEERTNTPASVNMQPCVYNPTPIAELKKRHIPIISYMPTRKNTVAVKRKSSPDETKPWLNMGNESAEPQSVEIKYKPTVIITPEVRDTMQSYIPTCKSDSASLNSSKDGSSNEYLLKLRETYYPKNKKKREEYVPKKVKTRLKTGDGLNESALDHIETDLNMMDKVLTCSKSTSDAQSSKISPDSSLDIEPKFSDDEEENSNDCDNTDDHDDTNKNNTAHIDFKTIKQNESYPDVKKSDYVNNLQDMYFPKIIDSTDRTINKENHNEKILTYSDTLKQETFPSDESSKSSQCEKGNVSEVDLNKSTVKNVKEYKSKDNNKDKNQRDHSTSHKRYKEKHESSKRSHSSSHSKSKNKNHLRHKSKESKDKNHDKDRSKYKHQEKDKVQDKDDSKHKSKSDRKDNHRSGKHHGHSKSSSKEHTKNKSDRSSKHLKTHRRLDDTTNEKYVKSKEKKDLTERFGNSLESIRLNSMNDNDEENDDHHSSIISNDIDVTFSMSDSDHDVQEECLKIFQEYQVPEQSRVAEPLKVGSSALHEKEKEQVEEIGKKRVAHPSAAACVIRQIGVNQQARKFVNPQQKMYERWRLMRDAVAEKTISASSSAPKDVRRNCTEAIGIASNKELKLNGNGRVRIAHVPYAKSLALEKRKVTENVGKLVEPKAADNYKTAAQTAKSGVRIAHVPQMVPQLIRPEPLQVTTQKFPLNVRQYYVNMMHDVCVLIYTNAEDAAQRAIKEEYACHERCKALAVYKNSCMLATHRLRKEADQNSSVDNNAIVIPGSSTVSHETVLAGKTKGSWSVLKTKRSITKFKGAALYGMLKKWIMTEQQLQDNGFPRPHPDGQKGRAKVYVTNTRNQSVLSKVPNERICSRCGQTYAIDKRGFASRSQNCIYHWGRKFTIRGESKYSCCQQYGSATGCCDAKTHVWDYTDYENLRGYVRTLPKDTPVEEQGVYALDCEMCYTTQGLELTRITVIDDDCSVVYETLVNPQNPIIDYNTRFSGITEENMKDVTTTLLDVQATLLTMFSDKTILVGHSLESDFKALRLLHDTVVDTSVMFPHKNGYPQKRALKNLCSEYLRKIIQNDVGGHDSKEDAVACMELILWKAKEEAKLQ; from the exons ATGTTGCCTTCGACTGGTTACTTTAAAGCTATAAACTGTCCATTTTATGAAAATGGAGCGTGCGATAGACCTTACTGTCATTTCAAGCATTCGAAACGAG AAGATGTTGGAGTTACCACAGAGGCTACAGAGACAGTGGAAAACCATTCCGCGGGTCAAGCTGAAGACTCTAAAGCTGTTACAATGGTAACATCTGATTCAGGCGTTTTACAACAATTAGTAACAGAAGCTGTCAAAAAAGTCCTAGCTAATCGAAGTGTCACAGATGTAGATAATAAATTGTCTTGTCAGAATGTTGTTTCTCAGGTAGTTGAAGAATTAAAACCAACATTAACCACTGGATCTTCTGGTACAGTAAACAATGTTAACGCCACTATGGTAGAAGAAAGAACAAATACACCAGCATCAGTTAATATGCAACCATGCGTTTATAATCCAACACCAATTGCAGAACTAAAGAAACGTCACATACCGATAATATCCTATATGCCAACTAGAAAAAATACAGTAGCTGTGAAACGTAAATCTTCTCCGGATGAAACTAAACCTTGGTTAAACATGGGCAATGAATCTGCAGAACCTCAAAGTGTTGAAATTAAATACAAACCTACTGTGATAATCACACCTGAAGTTCGGGATACTATGCAGAGTTATATACCTACATGCAAATCAGACTCAGCTTCACTAAATTCATCTAAGGATGGTAGTTCAAATGAATATTTACTTAAACTCAGGGAGACCTattatccaaagaataaaaagaaaagggaagaatATGTCCCAAAAAAAGTGAAAACTCGACTAAAAACGGGTGACGGATTAAATGAATCTGCACTGGATCATATTGAAACAGATCTCAATATGATGGATAAAGTACTCACATGCTCTAAATCAACTTCTGATGCACAGTCTAGTAAAATATCTCCAGATTCTTCTTTAGATATCGAACCAAAATTTTCTGACGATGAAGAAGAGAATAGTAATGATTGCGATAACACTGACGATCATGATGacacaaataaaaataatactgCACACATTGATTTTAAGACTATAAAACAAAATGAATCTTATCCTGATGTAAAAAAATCTGACTATGTGAACAATTTACAGGATATGTATTTTCCAAAGATAATAGATAGCACTGATAGAACTATTAATAAAGAAAAtcataatgaaaaaatattgacATATAGCGATACTCTGAAACAAGAAACGTTCCCTAGTGATGAGAGTTCTAAATCTTCACAATGTGAAAAAGGAAATGTATCAGAGGTAGATTTGAATAAAAGTACGGTTAAAAATGTAAAGGAATATAAAAGCAAGGATAATAATAAAGACAAAAATCAAAGGGATCACAGTACATCTCATAAAAGGTATAAAGAAAAGCATGAGTCAAGTAAAAGGTCGCATTCCAGTTCGCatagtaaaagtaaaaataaaaatcatttgaGACACAAAAGCAAAGAATCAAAAGATAAGAATCATGATAAGGATAGGAGTAAATACAAACATCAGGAAAAGGACAAGGTCCAAGATAAAGATGACAGTAAACACAAATCTAAGAGCGATAGAAAGGACAATCATAGGTCTGGGAAACATCATGGGCATTCCAAGAGTTCTTCAAAAGAGCACACTAAGAATAAAAGTGATAGAAGTAGCAAACATTTGAAAACGCATCGTAGGTTGGACGATACAACAAACGAAAAATATGTGAAGAGTAAGGAAAAGAAAGATTTAACCGAGAGATTCGGAAATTCTTTAGAAAGCATTCGCCTGAATTCCATGAATGACAATGATGAAGAGAATGATGATCATCATAGTAGTATCATCAGTAATGATATTGATGTAACTTTTAGCATGTCTGATTCAGACCATGATGTACAAGAAGAGTGTTTAAAGATATTTCAG GAATACCAAGTACCAGAACAATCAAGGGTAGCAGAACCATTGAAAGTCGGATCATCTGCATTGcacgaaaaggaaaaggaacagGTAGAAGAAATTGGCAAGAAAAGAGTAGCACATCCTTCAGCAGCTGCATGTGTTATCAGGCAAATTGGAGTTAATCAACAGGCGAGAAAATTTGTAAATCCACAACAGAAAATGTACGAAAGGTGGCGTCTGATGCGCGATGCTGTAGCAGAAAAAACAATTTCTGCAAGTAGTAGTGCTCCCAAGGATGTACGTCGTAATTGTACCGAAGCGATAGGTATAGCGAGTAACAAGGAATTGAAGTTAAATGGGAATG GTCGTGTCAGAATTGCACATGTACCGTATGCTAAATCCTTAGCACTAGAAAAAAGAAAGGTAACAGAAAATGTAGGAAAGTTAGTGGAACCGAAAGCCGCAGATAATTATAAAACAGCTGCACAAACGGCGAAGAGTGGTGTACGCATAGCTCACGTTCCACAAATG GTTCCTCAGTTAATTCGTCCTGAACCATTACAAGTAACCACGCAGAAATTTCCTTTAAACGTTCGTCAGTATTATGTGAATATGATGCATGACGTATGTGTATTAATTTACACAAATGCCGAGGATGCAGCACAACGTGCGATTAAAGAAGAATATGCTTGTCACGAAAGATGCAAAGCACTAGCTGTTTACAAAAATTCCTGCATGCTTGCTACGCATAGATTGAGAAAAGAGGCTGATCAAAATTCATCTGTGGATAATAATGCAATAGTAATTCCAGGTAGTAGTACAGTTTCTCATGAAACAGTGTTGGCTGGGAAAACTAAAGGTTCGTGGAGTGTTCTTAAAACAAAAAGATCCATTACGAAATTTAAAGGGGCagctttatatggtatgctaaaaaaatggataaTGACGGAGCAACAACTTCAAGATAACGGGTTTCCTCGTCCACATCCGGATGGTCAGAAG GGTCGTGCCAAAGTCTATGTAACTAACACACGAAATCAAAGTGTTCTGTCAAAAGTGCCTAACGAAAGAATTTGTAGTCGATGTGGTCAAACCTATGCGATTGATAAACGAGGATTTGCTTCGCGATCACAGAACTGTATATATCATTGGGGGAGAAAATTCACAATCAGAGGTGAAAGCAAATACAGTTGCTGTCAACAATATGGTTCTGCAACTGGTTGTTGTGACGCGAAGACGCACGTTTGGGATTATACAGACTACGAAAACCTTCGTGGTTACGTGAGAACTTTACCGAAAG ataCGCCGGTAGAAGAACAAGGGGTATATGCACTTGATTGTGAAATGTGTTATACAACTCAAGGATTGGAACTAACCAGGATAACAGTCATTGATGATGATTGCAGTGTAGTATATGAGACGCTAGTGAATCCCCAAAATCCTATAATCGATTATAATACaag GTTTTCTGGGATTACGGAGGAAAATATGAAAGACGTGACAACAACATTATTAGATGTCCAAGCAACGTTGTTGACAATGTTTTCAGATAAAACTATATTAGTGGGTCATAGTTTAGAAAGCGATTTCAAAGCTTTAAGGCTTTTGCACGATACTGTCGTTGATACAAGCGTGATGTTTCCACATAAAAATGGTTATCCACAAAAGAGAGCATTAAAGAATCTTTGTTCCGAATATTTAAGGAAGATTATTCAAAATGACG TTGGTGGACACGACAGCAAAGAGGATGCTGTTGCTTGTATGGAGTTAATTCTTTGGAAAGCAAAAGAAGAAGCAAAATTACAATAA